From a single Spartobacteria bacterium genomic region:
- a CDS encoding transposase: MRKKRIKRDHLAYYHCMSRIVGREWLIGDVEKEYMRRLIRRVEGFTGVNVLTYAVMSNHIHLLLEEPDRGGVQYIKDDELIRRLGFLYSEEDVAEICGRWSEWDEAGLVDMVKEDKERYLVRMHDISEFMKQVKQRFSCWYNRRSGRYGTLWEHRFKSVLVEDGLALRTMASYIEMNPVRAGLVDDPKMYRFCGLGEAMGGEACARAGIMKLASGVERLDDVVRAQEKTTQWDEASTIYWERVLMYREVCNNAYFALLERDMIPDKLRKRMRISDFERLNCKNRFFSDGQILGSQEFVDDFFVHHRDYFGKNRKKGARKMRGGWGALYTIRDLGQWC; encoded by the coding sequence ATGAGAAAGAAACGAATCAAAAGAGATCACTTGGCCTATTACCATTGCATGTCGAGGATTGTAGGGCGTGAATGGTTAATTGGTGATGTGGAAAAAGAGTATATGCGTCGGCTTATTCGCCGTGTGGAGGGATTTACAGGGGTGAATGTGTTAACGTATGCCGTGATGTCCAATCATATCCATTTGTTATTGGAAGAACCGGATCGTGGCGGGGTGCAGTATATTAAGGATGATGAACTGATACGCCGTCTGGGTTTTTTGTATTCAGAGGAGGATGTTGCAGAGATTTGCGGACGCTGGTCTGAATGGGACGAGGCAGGCCTGGTGGATATGGTGAAAGAGGATAAAGAGCGTTATCTCGTGCGAATGCACGATATCAGCGAGTTTATGAAACAGGTGAAACAGCGCTTTTCGTGCTGGTATAATCGCAGATCGGGTAGGTATGGCACCTTGTGGGAGCATCGTTTTAAAAGCGTACTGGTGGAGGATGGTCTGGCGTTGCGTACGATGGCGTCGTATATTGAAATGAATCCTGTACGGGCTGGGTTGGTGGATGACCCGAAAATGTATCGTTTCTGTGGATTAGGCGAAGCAATGGGGGGTGAGGCATGTGCAAGAGCTGGGATTATGAAGCTGGCTTCTGGCGTGGAACGTCTGGATGATGTAGTACGGGCACAGGAGAAGACGACGCAGTGGGATGAGGCCTCAACCATTTACTGGGAGCGTGTGCTGATGTACCGTGAGGTCTGTAATAATGCGTATTTTGCGTTGTTGGAGAGGGATATGATTCCAGATAAGTTGAGAAAGAGGATGAGGATCTCCGATTTCGAACGTCTCAACTGTAAGAATCGTTTCTTTTCCGATGGACAGATTTTGGGTTCGCAGGAGTTCGTGGATGACTTTTTTGTCCATCATCGTGACTATTTTGGGAAAAATAGGAAAAAAGGAGCCCGAAAAATGCGGGGTGGCTGGGGTGCGTTGTATACGATCCGGGATCTGGGACAGTGGTGCTGA
- a CDS encoding aminomethyl-transferring glycine dehydrogenase subunit GcvPA codes for MKQTTFIPTNAARQKEMLDVLQCRSVDDLFSDVPQELQTNNFDLPPSMSECAMMRKMRDLANKNRTSLVNFCGAGFYDHYIPSAVDAITGRGEFYTAYTPYQPEVSQGTLQAIFEYQTAMARLTGMDVSNASMYDGGTALFEGVMMALRATKRSRVLVDKGVNPIYRTMLKSYTRNIRIGYEEIDLTDGLTDRAEIRSRLDKSVGAVVVQNPNFFGCVDDYSDLADSVHSVGALVIASVYPVSLGLIKPPGEMGVDIVTGEGQCLGNPLSFGGPYLGFLCTTKKLVRSMPGRVVGETTDAQGRTGYVLTLQAREQHIRRQKATSNICSNEALCALRALVYLSLTGKNGFADLANSCASRATYAWNALTAIPGVELAFPHSFFNEFTLKLPCHASDIISRLLQSNIAAGFPVNRYYDGMDNMLLLAFTEQRTKGEIDQLVDVIRRTL; via the coding sequence ATGAAACAAACCACTTTTATTCCCACGAATGCTGCACGTCAAAAAGAGATGCTTGATGTGTTGCAATGTCGCTCGGTCGACGATCTTTTTAGTGATGTGCCGCAGGAGCTTCAAACGAATAATTTTGATCTCCCGCCAAGTATGTCCGAGTGCGCAATGATGCGAAAAATGCGTGATTTAGCGAATAAAAATCGAACATCATTGGTTAACTTTTGCGGTGCGGGTTTTTATGACCATTACATCCCGTCAGCGGTGGATGCGATAACCGGGCGCGGTGAATTTTACACGGCATATACACCGTATCAGCCGGAAGTTTCTCAGGGAACACTTCAGGCAATCTTTGAATATCAGACTGCCATGGCGCGATTGACGGGCATGGACGTTTCTAATGCATCCATGTATGATGGCGGCACCGCATTGTTTGAAGGAGTGATGATGGCATTACGCGCCACGAAGCGCAGTCGCGTACTCGTGGATAAAGGGGTTAATCCGATTTATCGTACCATGTTAAAGTCCTATACCCGCAATATTCGGATTGGTTACGAAGAAATTGATCTTACTGACGGGTTGACAGATCGTGCGGAAATTCGATCGCGATTGGATAAGAGTGTGGGAGCCGTGGTCGTGCAAAATCCCAATTTTTTTGGGTGTGTGGACGATTACTCTGATCTTGCGGATTCAGTGCATTCTGTTGGTGCTCTGGTAATTGCATCAGTGTACCCCGTGTCGCTTGGTTTGATCAAGCCGCCTGGGGAAATGGGAGTGGACATTGTGACTGGTGAAGGACAATGTCTTGGTAATCCGTTGTCTTTTGGCGGGCCCTATCTGGGATTCCTTTGCACAACGAAGAAGCTTGTTCGCAGTATGCCTGGTCGGGTGGTTGGAGAAACTACGGATGCGCAAGGACGGACGGGATATGTGTTGACCCTGCAGGCACGTGAACAGCACATACGCCGTCAGAAGGCCACATCTAATATCTGTTCAAACGAAGCCTTATGTGCCTTGAGGGCTTTGGTGTATCTTTCACTTACAGGGAAGAATGGATTTGCCGATCTGGCTAATTCATGTGCATCTCGAGCGACCTATGCCTGGAATGCATTGACAGCGATACCCGGCGTGGAGCTGGCCTTTCCTCATTCATTTTTTAATGAGTTTACCTTGAAATTACCATGCCACGCATCGGACATCATCAGTCGTCTATTGCAATCCAATATTGCGGCGGGGTTCCCTGTGAATCGATATTATGACGGAATGGACAATATGCTCCTGCTGGCGTTTACAGAACAGCGTACCAAGGGGGAAATTGATCAACTGGTGGATGTGATTCGGAGGACGTTATAA
- a CDS encoding glycine dehydrogenase subunit 2 codes for MKTIFDKSIAGCTSCQVFDERFTEAPHIETRLLRKAPAALPELPEGEVVRHFTQLSRQNYSVDTHFYPLGSCTMKYNPKACEVAAALDGFTRVHPVWPQFLGGDLLTQGSLEVLYEAERMLSAVTGMAETTLQPMAGAHGELTGTMIMAAYHRDRGNEKDHIIIPDSAHGTNPASAALAGYKIVTIPSDDNGMMDFDAFCAAVNEKTAGVMLTSPNTVGVFNHRIAEIAEVIHGVDGLMYYDGANMNAILGRCKPGSMGFDICHLNLHKTFATPHGGGGPGSGPVGVVEKLRAFLPVSRVEKRDDGTYRLWYDEPKSIGYIAPFYGNFGVIIKAYAYLLMLGRTGLRDVSDMAVLNANYMQHRLSPVYKAVAKKYCMHECVFSGAPFKEYGVHTLDIAKGLIDRGYHPPTIYFPLNVEEAIMIEPTETESRETLDAFCDAMLEIAEVAKNNPESLHAAPISTPVSRLNEVAAARNMVLTVPDRHTNA; via the coding sequence ATGAAAACTATCTTTGATAAAAGCATCGCCGGCTGTACCTCCTGTCAGGTATTTGACGAACGATTTACCGAGGCACCCCATATCGAGACGCGTTTATTGCGGAAGGCCCCTGCGGCGTTGCCTGAGTTGCCTGAGGGAGAGGTTGTCCGGCATTTTACACAGCTTTCACGTCAGAATTATTCGGTTGACACGCATTTTTACCCCTTGGGTTCGTGTACCATGAAGTATAATCCCAAAGCCTGTGAGGTTGCGGCTGCTCTGGACGGTTTTACCCGTGTTCATCCTGTCTGGCCCCAGTTCCTCGGCGGCGATTTATTGACGCAGGGATCGCTGGAGGTATTATATGAGGCGGAGCGGATGCTCAGTGCTGTAACCGGGATGGCTGAAACGACGCTGCAGCCGATGGCAGGCGCACATGGTGAACTCACGGGAACCATGATCATGGCCGCGTATCATCGTGATCGAGGCAATGAAAAAGATCACATCATCATTCCCGATTCAGCTCACGGAACCAATCCAGCCAGTGCAGCTTTGGCAGGGTATAAAATAGTAACGATCCCGTCGGATGACAACGGCATGATGGATTTCGATGCGTTTTGTGCAGCAGTCAATGAAAAGACGGCTGGAGTGATGTTGACGAGCCCAAATACTGTGGGCGTTTTCAATCATCGTATTGCTGAGATTGCCGAAGTGATTCATGGTGTGGACGGACTGATGTATTATGACGGGGCGAATATGAATGCCATACTTGGTCGCTGCAAGCCCGGATCAATGGGTTTTGATATCTGTCACTTGAATCTGCACAAAACCTTTGCGACCCCTCATGGTGGCGGCGGGCCTGGTTCTGGTCCTGTGGGTGTAGTTGAAAAACTGCGCGCTTTTTTACCCGTATCCCGTGTCGAAAAACGGGATGACGGAACATATCGCCTATGGTATGACGAGCCAAAAAGCATTGGCTACATTGCGCCATTTTACGGCAATTTTGGCGTGATTATAAAAGCCTATGCGTATTTACTTATGCTTGGGCGGACGGGGTTGCGTGATGTCAGCGATATGGCAGTGCTCAATGCCAATTATATGCAACATCGGCTGAGCCCCGTATATAAAGCGGTTGCCAAGAAATATTGCATGCATGAATGTGTGTTTTCTGGGGCCCCGTTCAAGGAATATGGCGTTCATACACTGGATATTGCCAAAGGACTCATTGACCGCGGTTATCATCCGCCGACCATTTATTTTCCGTTGAATGTGGAAGAAGCGATCATGATTGAGCCCACAGAAACGGAAAGTCGTGAAACACTCGATGCGTTTTGTGATGCGATGCTGGAAATAGCGGAAGTGGCAAAAAACAATCCAGAAAGTTTGCATGCGGCACCGATTTCGACACCTGTATCCCGTCTGAACGAGGTGGCGGCAGCAAGAAATATGGTGCTGACAGTTCCTGATCGCCATACGAATGCCTGA
- a CDS encoding ferrous iron transport protein A, whose protein sequence is MEIPLRKMKINQRGRITSVGAQGELGRRIRDMGLTSGAELMVVGRAPLKDPVALRLKGYTLTLRNSEADFILCEVDDVEGLS, encoded by the coding sequence ATGGAAATTCCGCTGCGCAAAATGAAAATCAATCAACGAGGTCGCATTACATCTGTGGGGGCACAGGGAGAGCTGGGTCGGAGGATTCGCGATATGGGGTTGACATCTGGGGCTGAATTGATGGTTGTTGGGCGCGCTCCACTAAAGGATCCGGTGGCGTTACGGCTTAAAGGATATACGCTGACGCTGCGTAATAGTGAGGCTGATTTTATCCTGTGTGAAGTCGATGACGTGGAAGGTTTATCTTGA
- the feoB gene encoding ferrous iron transport protein B — translation MLKTLRVAVAGQPNCGKSTMFNVLTGGSVRVGNYPGISVDRAEGDYRYSDDLTIHLIDLPGTYSLTAYSQDELVARNVIVRERPDVVINMLDVTALERSLYLTVQNMEIGAPIVVGLNMMDEARRKHIQVDAQKLSQLLGVPVVECVARKGSGSRELMEASARVAGDQHQGVCWNPLRISYGADIDPVLDEMVEVIQKEAFMTELYPARWIALKYLEEDEAVMHQGRHLNRSVSEQLEMVTSTLSGQLQATRKTYPEALIADYRYGFIHGLLQNGVITRLQDDDSRFDVSDRLDRIVTHRILGPLIMLGVLYALFYNTFTLGAYPQAWAEQLFGLIAVGATRVLPSGMLQSLVVSGVIEGVGAVLSFTPLIFVMFIQLVFLEDLGYMGRVAYMLDKVMHIFGLHGASVMPLIVSGGLPGGCAVPGIMAARTLRSRKERLATIFVAPFTVCGAKATAFLMLTAAFFPKHGTDVMFILVLISWVAVLMVARILRWTVIRGEPTPFVMELPPYRLPTLRGIWMHTCERVWQYIKKAGTFILAITIIMWAVTHYPKLSESDKQVFDGQREQITSLSGVSSSTSLSLLSAVDEAEHKASLQVSYAGKMAMTIEPLSRYAGFPWHVNIALIGAFAAKEVFVSTMATIYSVEGGDAGSAQVSQRLARDPAFTMPAVISLYIFLLLYAPCMVTMGTLISESGWRWAFFTLFGSLLFSFCVSVAVYQLGMLIAGS, via the coding sequence ATCTTGAAAACACTTCGAGTGGCCGTTGCCGGACAGCCGAATTGCGGAAAAAGCACGATGTTCAATGTGTTGACTGGCGGCAGTGTTCGTGTTGGTAATTATCCCGGTATTTCAGTGGATCGCGCTGAAGGGGACTATCGCTACAGTGACGATTTGACCATCCATCTGATTGATTTACCTGGAACGTATTCGCTGACCGCTTATTCGCAGGATGAATTGGTGGCACGCAATGTGATTGTCAGGGAACGCCCGGATGTGGTGATCAATATGCTGGATGTAACAGCACTGGAGCGCAGTTTGTATCTGACTGTTCAGAATATGGAAATCGGGGCTCCGATCGTGGTTGGGCTGAATATGATGGATGAGGCCCGCCGTAAACATATTCAGGTAGACGCCCAGAAATTATCACAGTTACTCGGGGTGCCGGTGGTGGAGTGTGTGGCGCGAAAAGGAAGCGGAAGCAGGGAGTTGATGGAAGCCTCGGCACGGGTTGCCGGCGATCAACACCAGGGGGTGTGCTGGAATCCGCTGAGAATATCGTACGGTGCAGATATTGATCCGGTGCTGGACGAGATGGTTGAGGTCATACAAAAAGAAGCTTTCATGACAGAGCTGTATCCAGCCCGCTGGATTGCGTTGAAGTATTTGGAAGAAGACGAAGCGGTCATGCACCAGGGGCGTCATTTAAACCGGTCTGTTTCGGAGCAGCTGGAAATGGTTACTTCTACACTGTCGGGGCAACTTCAGGCGACGAGGAAAACTTATCCTGAGGCATTGATAGCGGATTATCGCTATGGGTTTATCCACGGATTGCTTCAAAACGGGGTGATTACGCGTTTGCAAGATGATGATTCGCGTTTCGATGTATCGGATCGGCTGGATCGCATCGTCACGCATCGTATTTTGGGGCCGCTGATCATGCTGGGAGTGCTTTATGCGCTTTTTTATAATACCTTTACGCTGGGTGCCTATCCGCAGGCATGGGCAGAGCAGTTGTTCGGTTTGATCGCGGTGGGGGCGACCCGTGTACTTCCATCGGGAATGCTGCAATCGCTGGTTGTATCGGGTGTGATTGAAGGGGTCGGGGCGGTGCTGAGTTTTACCCCGCTCATCTTTGTGATGTTTATCCAGCTGGTCTTTTTAGAAGATCTGGGTTACATGGGGCGCGTGGCGTACATGCTTGACAAGGTCATGCATATTTTTGGTCTGCACGGCGCATCAGTTATGCCGCTCATTGTCTCTGGCGGACTGCCGGGCGGCTGTGCCGTTCCCGGCATCATGGCGGCCCGTACACTGCGCAGCCGCAAGGAACGGCTGGCCACGATTTTTGTTGCACCTTTCACTGTTTGCGGAGCTAAGGCTACGGCCTTTTTGATGTTAACAGCGGCCTTTTTCCCCAAGCATGGAACCGACGTCATGTTTATTTTAGTCCTGATTTCTTGGGTGGCCGTACTGATGGTTGCACGTATTCTGCGCTGGACCGTTATTCGCGGTGAGCCGACTCCGTTTGTCATGGAGCTCCCTCCGTACCGGCTTCCCACGTTGCGCGGAATATGGATGCATACATGTGAGCGGGTGTGGCAGTACATCAAGAAAGCAGGGACATTCATTTTGGCGATAACGATCATTATGTGGGCTGTTACGCATTATCCAAAGCTGTCGGAGTCGGATAAACAGGTGTTTGACGGGCAGCGGGAACAGATCACATCGCTCAGCGGTGTCTCGTCGTCCACGTCATTGTCGCTGTTGTCGGCAGTGGATGAAGCGGAGCACAAAGCATCGCTTCAGGTATCTTATGCGGGTAAAATGGCTATGACAATAGAACCGTTATCCAGATATGCGGGTTTTCCGTGGCACGTGAACATTGCGCTGATAGGTGCCTTTGCCGCCAAAGAAGTCTTTGTTTCGACCATGGCGACCATTTATTCGGTGGAAGGCGGCGATGCGGGCTCCGCACAGGTGAGCCAGCGGCTTGCTCGAGATCCCGCCTTTACGATGCCGGCGGTAATCAGTTTGTATATCTTCTTATTACTATATGCGCCATGCATGGTCACCATGGGGACATTGATCTCGGAATCAGGCTGGCGATGGGCCTTCTTTACCTTGTTTGGATCGCTTCTTTTTTCATTCTGTGTATCAGTCGCTGTGTATCAATTGGGGATGCTAATAGCGGGGAGTTAG
- a CDS encoding FeoB-associated Cys-rich membrane protein yields the protein MKQYIPDIIVLLIIVGAVSYVMRWVYMVIRKRKSACFGCPCSSACEKNKAKGCAVSKDTQ from the coding sequence ATGAAGCAGTATATTCCGGATATCATCGTCCTTTTGATCATTGTCGGGGCGGTAAGTTATGTTATGCGCTGGGTCTATATGGTGATTCGCAAACGAAAGTCAGCCTGTTTTGGATGTCCTTGCAGCAGTGCATGTGAAAAAAACAAGGCAAAGGGCTGTGCTGTCTCGAAAGACACACAATAG